The Microbulbifer hydrolyticus genome has a segment encoding these proteins:
- a CDS encoding BolA family protein, which yields MQPDQIKSLIEGQIPGSHVEVAFEGSHLQLTVVSEAFNGLSRLKKQQLVYGALSDKIADGTLHAVQMKTLTPDEAGQ from the coding sequence ATGCAACCAGATCAGATCAAGTCCCTGATTGAAGGGCAAATTCCAGGAAGTCATGTCGAAGTGGCTTTCGAAGGAAGTCACCTGCAATTGACCGTTGTCAGTGAGGCTTTTAATGGCCTCAGCCGGCTGAAAAAGCAGCAGCTGGTATATGGCGCGCTGTCCGACAAGATTGCCGATGGCACCCTGCACGCGGTGCAGATGAAAACCCTGACGCCGGACGAAGCCGGCCAGTAA